One genomic segment of Leishmania major strain Friedlin complete genome, chromosome 6 includes these proteins:
- a CDS encoding putative carbonic anhydrase family protein, which yields MSLCSCGCPHPTKPTLDVPSMYFSTTPELLCNRNVSEPSANATPTKEKLANLVGGRLVQSVQREQPPRGSGIQPLLDFNKHWAGEIVQLNPDYFVELAKQQKPQYLWIGCSDSRVPANEIVGLYPGDIFVHRNIANIVCNSDLNALAVIQYAIDCLKVEHVIVSGHYKCGGVTAALHEDRVGLADHWILHVSAVKKRHWRRMLTELPTRNHLNALCELNVLAQMEHIVETHLIQRVWSRRNAEDAAAKRENRPSQNKPENEVEIHGWVYGLEDGLIRPLLTLNRRSNAEKELHNAADALFWRYGQL from the coding sequence ATGtcgctgtgcagctgcggctgcccgcACCCCACGAAGCCGACGCTTGACGTGCCCTCCATGTACTTCTCCACCACACCGGAGTTGCTGTGCAACCGCAACGTGTCGGAACCCTCGGCGAATGCGACTCCTACGAAGGAAAAGCTTGCCAACCTCGTTGGCGGCCGCCTTGTTCAGTCTGTGCAGCGtgagcagccgccgcgcggtAGCGGTAtccagccgctgctggactTCAACAAGCACTGGGCCGGCGAGATCGTGCAGCTGAACCCGGACTACTTTGTGGAGCTtgcgaagcagcagaagcCGCAGTACCTGTGGATCGGCTGCAGTGACAGCCGCGTGCCCGCCAACGAAATCGTCGGTCTCTACCCCGGCGACATCTTTGTTCACCGTAACATTGCGAACATCGTCTGCAACAGCGACCTCAACGCACTCGCTGTTATCCAGTACGCAATCGACTGCCTGAAAGTGGAACACGTGATTGTATCGGGGCATTACAAGTGCGGTGGCGTGACAGCCGCACTGCACGAGGACCGCGTGGGTCTTGCCGATCACTGGATCCTGCACGTGTCGGCCGTGAAGAAGCGTCACTGGCGGCGCATGCTCACTGAGCTTCCCACACGCAACCACCTCAACGCCCTGTGCGAGCTGAATGTCTTGGCGCAGATGGAGCACATCGTGGAGACGCACCTGATCCAGCGTGTATGGTCAAGGCGGAACGCAGAGGATGCCGCGGCGAAGCGCGAGAACCGCCCGTCGCAGAACAAGCCTGAGAACGAGGTGGAGATTCATGGTTGGGTATACGGGCTGGAGGATGGCTTGATTcggccgctgctgacgctgaaCCGCCGGTCaaacgcggagaaggagctgcacaACGCCGCTGATGCACTCTTCTGGCGCTACGGGCAGCTGTAG